The following proteins come from a genomic window of Theileria equi strain WA chromosome 2 map unlocalized gcontig_1105316255037, whole genome shotgun sequence:
- a CDS encoding hypothetical protein (encoded by transcript BEWA_035660A) has protein sequence MFALKVAMIILACYCEKLPLTVNISGYPGPPNFHVEEHRIGGADYKIIVPQQGTYIQRVIDEYQTIWTRTNAECAKVVILTLPHSRVLYLRILEGTNDLIYTFVMVNNKWEHAKENPTRTGIFEYAITFLQ, from the coding sequence ATGTTTGCGTTAAAGGTTGCTATGATAATATTGGCCTGTTACTGCGAGAAGTTGCCCTTGACAGTGAACATTTCCGGTTACCCTGGTCCTCCAAATTTTCACGTTGAAGAGCATCGCATTGGAGGAGCTGACTACAAGATTATCGTTCCTCAACAAGGAACATATATTCAGCGAGTAATAGATGAGTATCAGACAATATGGACCAGGACAAATGCCGAGTGTGCCAAGGTTGTTATCCTAACTTTGCCGCACTCGAGGGTCCTCTACCTGAGGATTCTAGAGGGAACAAATGACCTCATTTACACCTTTGTCATGGTCAATAATAAATGGGAGCATGCCAAGGAAAATCCGACGAGGACTGGGATTTTTGAGTACGCCATCACATTCCTACAGTAG
- a CDS encoding signal peptide containing protein (encoded by transcript BEWA_035670A) gives MSFCAIGKAVVSLTILLAKYAFTMPNQRTLLELDISNHHPGRITVLPSVKNPGGTNYAVRRNSNFSHVIGAVFDEGELIVEGDKNAMSRYVLVRIREDGSKYVRVMTRYRECRRFLSYIQEFSKGIGEPKYKKVSRELMTLDVLDQKTDETIQVTSRMGSEPDMPVKEYCVQPKLLDKVVIGAVTYGNYLVEDKVSGLISRKVIWEGGEYYPRIIIQSQYKDSKETEAKYEFNMGKVDKFSIYEIKTVSLSVRG, from the exons ATGAGTTTCTGTGCCATTGGAAAGGCGGTGGTTTCGCTGACAATTTTACTTGCAAAGTATGCATTTACAATGCCTAACCAAAGGACATTGTTGGAATTGGACATTTCAAATCACCATCCTGGCAGGATTACAGTGCTGCCATCGGTCAAGAATCCGGGAGGAACCAACTATGCCGTTCGACGCAATTCCAACTTTAGTCACGTAATCGGCGCAGTTTTTGATGAGG GCGAGCTTATTGTCGAGGGAGACAAAAATGCAATGAGTAGATACGTGTTGGTGAGAATTCGGGAGGACGGCTCCAAGTACGTGAGGGTAATGACCAGGTACAGGGAATGCCGCAGGTTTTTGTCATACATTCAAGAGTTTTCAAAAGGGATAGGGGAGCCAAAGTATAAAAAGGTCTCCAGAGAGTTGATGACCTTGGACGTTCTGGACCAAAAGACAGATGAAACCATTCAGGTAACCTCTAGAATGGGTTCTGAACCGGATATGCCAGTCAAGGAGTATTGCGTTCAACCAAAGCTTCTGGACAAGGTGGTAATTGGTGCTGTGACTTATGGCAATTACCTCGTAGAGGATAAAGTGAGCGGACTAATATCCAGAAAAGTCATTTGGGAAGGAGGGGAGTATTATCCCCGAATAATCATTCAATCGCAGTACAAGGACTCTAAGGAAACTGAGGCAAAGTACGAGTTTAACATGGGTAAAGTGGACAAGTTTAGCATCTATGAAATCAAGACTGTATCCCTATCTGTTCGTGGGTAG
- a CDS encoding hypothetical protein (encoded by transcript BEWA_035680A) has product MSKGKTVEVDISYYPRNGEVKKDDKGYYYDSSSGGKVLVTDAWYPDPDGTYMKLTHTPENAKIQNIYHSGNPLSGITDLGTHKSVSVYYWSLDETFENPLLIQLGDEYYIWSKSGTWTNDPGASNNLRGSLNKQNCERNKAHIVKISERVRSGGSTTYECPSGCGTRINLNNFSGSGLTFCTHSISSGSYYAPSFSVSGFINGNSWQAGLPSIRDSSSITVYFESKNNIPIVIDYQKGGEHWFRRNTKDNKTWTAVPKDQASGDKTEKLLNQNPYYLQITLDLSNPSGTYSDNGVSITVRNTPIGDDYYISRHSLCGGLFELKGVTHNDAPLTDIKSGEKLESVSAYYYGTDLKVDRLLRVELRSHNGDVHGHFYKSPKDNESMVLSKSSESSNTGILAGTSVGTGLGGAGLGALAVWKGPALIAKLIARL; this is encoded by the coding sequence atgagCAAGGGGAAAACTGTTGAGGTGGACATCAGTTATTATCCCAGAAATGGAGAAGTCAaaaaagatgataaaggGTACTATTATGATAGTTCAAGTGGTGGAAAAGTTCTTGTGACGGATGCGTGGTATCCTGATCCAGATGGAACTTATATGAAACTCACGCATACTCCTGAAAATGCCAAGATCCAGAACATTTACCACAGTGGAAACCCCCTTTCCGGAATCACTGATTTAGGAACTCATAAGAGCGTTTCAGTTTACTACTGGTCATTGGATGAGACTTTTGAAAACCCTCTCCTAATTCAACTTGGGGATGAATACTACATCTGGAGTAAGAGTGGTACATGGACAAATGATCCAGGAGCAAGTAATAATCTACGAGGCTCACTTAATAAACAGAACTGTGAAAGGAATAAGGCTCACATTGTAAAGATCTCTGAGAGGGTTCGTTCTGGTGGTAGCACTACTTACGAGTGTCCAAGTGGTTGTGGAACAAGAATTAATCTAAATAACTTTAGTGGAAGTGGTTTAACTTTCTGTACACATTCTATTAGTTCTGGTTCTTATTATGCACCATCATTCTCAGTCTCAGGgtttataaatggtaaTAGTTGGCAAGCCGGACTTCCATCTATAAGGGATTCCTCGTCCATAACTGTATATTTTGAGTCAAAGAATAATATCCCTATCGTAATTGACTACCAGAAAGGTGGGGAACATTGgttcagaagaaataccAAGGATAACAAAACTTGGACTGCAGTTCCCAAGGATCAAGCATCAGGTGATAAAACAGAAAAACTTCTAAACCAAAATCCTTATTACCTCCAAATTACCTTAGATCTCTCTAATCCATCTGGAACATACTCTGATAATGGTGTAAGTATAACTGTACGAAATACTCCCATAGGCGATGACTATTATATATCCCGGCACTCCCTGTGTGGTGGTCTCTTTGAGCTAAAAGGAGTTACCCATAACGATGCTCCTCTTACAGATATAAAGTCTGGTGAAAAATTGGAGAGTGTTTCTGCATACTACTATGGAACCGATCTTAAGGTTGATAGACTTCTCCGTGTTGAACTGAGATCACATAACGGAGACGTACACGGGCACTTTTACAAATCACCTAAAGATAATGAATCTATGGTTCTCTCCAAATCTTCTGAGTCATCTAATACAGGTATTCTAGCTGGAACCTCTGTTGGAACTGGATTAGGCGGAGCAGGGTTGGGTGCTCTTGCCGTATGGAAGGGTCCTGCTCTAATTGCAAAACTAATAGCTCGCTTGTAA
- a CDS encoding hypothetical protein (encoded by transcript BEWA_035690A), with translation MDPPTKVLLVGVTTGSGGTKYYVRGTGDKWIELEQLSKDAEALEKILDDLVCQYYNRVTIDLTKSISTGQQYCCSEHKGNKGRISVEPKTVSCQEHSSSSSITTYRHSVQGGSLAKIKYYENGLLSSEQHRRRITAPELNFPIPGLLSVHAFYCGKNPVLIYVDGGSDTGWYKKPTNSSSGKDEKWTPVKDLNGITPEKINDCKTWNKVVGELKNRSNGLQDCPQEPERQEPPLEKKSEDKSDEQDVVQPGPSGMKLLKLMELK, from the coding sequence ATGGATCCGCCCACTAAGGTTCTCTTGGTAGGAGTTACCACAGGGAGTGGAGGAACCAAGTATTATGTCAGGGGTACAGGTGATAAGTGGATCGAACTGGAACAACTCTCAAAAGATGCTGAGGCCCTTGAGAAAATACTTGATGACTTAGTTTGTCAGTATTACAATAGAGTCACCATTGACCTTACCAAGAGCATATCCACAGGTCAACAGTACTGTTGTAGCGAACATAAAGGTAATAAAGGTAGGATATCTGTTGAACCAAAGACGGTTTCTTGCCAAGAGCATTCTAGCTCAAGCTCTATTACAACTTATAGACACTCCGTTCAAGGTGGAAGTCTTGCAAAGATTAAATATTATGAGAATGGCTTATTAAGCAGTGAACAACatagaagacgtataacTGCTCCAGAGTTAAACTTTCCTATCCCTGGTTTACTCAGTGTGCATGCCTTTTACTGTGGAAAGAATCCAGTATTGATATACGTTGATGGAGGCTCAGATACAGGCTGGTATAAGAAGCCTACTAATAGTAGTAGtggtaaagatgaaaagtggaCACCAGTAAAGGATCTCAATGGTATAACACCTGAAAAAATTAATGATTGCAAAACCTGGAATAAAGTTGTTGGCGAACTAAAAAATCGTAGTAATGGCTTACAAGACTGCCCTCAAGAGCCAGAACGACAAGAACCTCCTCTAGAGAAAAAAAGTGAAGATAAATCCGATGAACAGGATGTTGTTCAACCTGGACCTAGTGGTATGAAGCTGCTAAAGCTGATGGAGCTGAAGTAA
- a CDS encoding haloacid dehalogenase-like hydrolase family member protein (encoded by transcript BEWA_035700A) — translation MREYELVELDLSSRDAHITTTDWYSVSLTIFFSKSGQKIVKITQNKDTVWKSNMDDEHAHSLFLFKGKRSTMTLELEETATSEDSLEKTGVPRRMGGKNSEDKEGGISECQLLEIVVTKSPTNVRGEPTAPVGERIPSKFHRVYFYNEGGEWTPTDAATFNLKLDGMKMNGKITASDSTIAPNIAHFVKPESPPKYFGIDVDGTFFVENEAVFRKNIEAFAKVMKMGYTPFLCTEKKCDDKDSPCKCSDTIPGLKAEKRASQPTAGFTKYIHYLQSGGIFTLNKELSNGGKLSGGYQIESAGNNIPNVQSVSTYYWNGDNNTPILIEVITNGGNTTTIRYGRNNSTDKDWNPVEAGLNEQEALDQQNCKINNAIPLNITSPQSGDLPNDSKADCLKTRTINSAQSSPPPKTPPGSDYTVTGYTINGLVDRDIETKISRVTLRGNPVTFSTPPDAITEVRLYSSSVNTNAPIMVSFLKQGGESKWYESQNKEGTQWGEVGDEKTKKFYTKKNSTTPLPALSEKIDQVLCSKYKNVTLNLTKSNSENHLNGQNYCCEEHAGEKGAKGTGRVTVKETQIKDPSSSNPVKVYKHEINNGYSLAGIYYINDEGERKKIKIDGLQATGNDSVKVYALYSGDSTDPKLIYLHKNEDNNETSGWYQMQDNGDHDSNWSKIPTALKNITEIDLDRGSLECDKLKALKRVLKHDIGGLTDCDEPPEYKLQELLGQEPELKEKLERKDHEEDAKLKSDTGTATAGDDSDSTDEAGAEGGFEGKLLEVIGPLINLGLAENDAEQLLYKVLSLVTTVDDETLEDKKGPGDTPSAGKDGQPGDIIGPDSNIASPSTPPDGVTDGRTLNGSVSKLGASLFDRTDYKGYPGVYGNGTLVFDKEGNVIHQTYFSPSFISKIIQHINNTGYRQKVVFQDIERYYSLEFAPFIVSRLLLFYEKMNPLIVDEETLLKLKICSISILDCTFDIEDLKTEYSKKEVQLGMFCELVPRNATKATGIKKLMEHYGVPLEECGFIGDGDNDTEAMNFCKVSFAVGNSPDFVKRHAKWVMEKTCDEGAVAQALELVYK, via the exons ATGAGAGAGTATGAACTCGTTGAGCTCGATTTGTCGTCGAGGGACGCACACATTACGACAACAGACTGGTATTCTGTCTCTCTCACGATatttttttcaaaatcCGGTCAAAAGATCGTAAAGATCACCCAAAACAAAGATACAGTTTGGAAGAGCAATATGGACGATGAACACGCTCATTCGCTCTTTTTATTCAAAGGAAAACGCAGTACAATGACCCTGGAACTCGAGGAAACAGCGACAAGCGAGGACAGTCTCGAGAAGACAGGGGTACCCAGAAGAATGGGTGGGAAGAATAGTGAAGATAAAGAAGGAGGAATCTCCGAATGTCAACTCCTTGAGATTGTGGTAACAAAGTCACCCACAAATGTCAGAGGTGAACCTACTGCCCCTGTAGGTGAACGCATTCCTTCCAAATTCCATCGCGTCTACTTTTACAATGAGGGCGGTGAGTGGACGCCAACAGATGCGGCAACCTTTAATCTCAAGTTGGAtgggatgaagatgaacgGGAAAATTACTGCTAGCGACTCAACTATAGCACCAAATATTGCGCACTTTGTAAAGCCAGAGAGTCCaccaaagtactttggGATTGATGTGGACGGAACGTTTTTTGTAGAGAACGAAGCTGTTTTTAGGAAAAATATTGAAGCCTTTGCCAAAGTCATGAAGATGGGTTATACACCGTTTTTATGTACAG AGAAAAAATGTGACGACAAAGATTCACCATGCAAGTGTAGTGATACCATACCAGGCCTAAAGGCCGAAAAGAGGGCTAGCCAGCCGACAGCTGGATTTACCAAGTATATTCATTATCTTCAAAGTGGAGGTATATTTACTCTAAATAAGGAACTTAGTAATGGAGGTAAATTAAGCGGTGGATATCAAATAGAATCAGCAGGGAATAACATACCAAATGTACAGAGTGTTTCTACTTACTACTGGAACGGTGATAATAATACACCAATCCTTATTGAAGTTATCACAAATGGTGGTAACACTACAACTATACGTTATGGCAGGAATAATAGTACTGACAAGGATTGGAATCCCGTAGAAGCTGGTCTGAATGAACAAGAAGCTCTGGATCAACAGAACTGCAAGATTAACAATGCCATCCCCTTAAACATAACAAGTCCTCAATCGGGTGATCTTCCCAATGACTCGAAAGCTGATTGCTTAAAGACTAGAACGATAAACTCTGCACAATCATCTCCCCCTCCAAAAACCCCTCCAGGAAGCGATTATACAGTTACAGGGTATACTATTAATGGTCTTGTTGATAGAGATATAGAGACAAAGATATCTAGAGTGACATTGCGTGGTAACCCCGTTACTTTTTCTACTCCTCCTGATGCTATAACTGAAGTCAGACTCTATTCTTCATCCGTTAATACAAATGCACCCATTATGGTTTCATTTCTAAAACAAGGTGGAGAGTCTAAGTGGTATGAAAGTCAAAACAAAGAAGGCACCCAATGGGGAGAAGTTGGAGATGAGAAAACAAAGAAATTTTACACTAAAAAAAATAGTACTACTCCGCTACCTGCTCTTTCAGAGAAAATCGATCAAGTGTTATGCTCAAAGTATAAAAACGTTACCCTAAATCTTACCAAGAGTAATTCTGAGAATCATCTCAATGGACAGAATTACTGTTGCGAAGAACATGCAGGTGAAAAGGGTGCTAAGGGTACCGGGAGGGTAACTGTTAAAGAAACACAAATTAAAGATCCATCCAGTTCAAATCCTGTTAAAGtatacaaacatgagatCAATAATGGATATAGTCTTGCTGGTATCTACTATATAAACGACGAAGGTgaaagaaagaagataaagattGATGGCCTTCAAGCTACTGGAAACGATTCAGTAAAGGTATATGCATTATACTCCGGTGATAGCACGGATCCCAAACTTATTTATCTTcataaaaatgaagacAATAATGAAACTTCTGGATGGTATCAAATGCAGGATAATGGTGATCATGACAGTAACTGGAGTAAGATCCCTACTGCActaaagaatataacaGAAATTGATCTGGATAGAGGAAGCCTTGAATGTGACAAGTTGAAGGCACTCAAAAGAGTACTTAAGCATGATATCGGTGGCTTGACAGATTGTGATGAACCTCCAGAGTATAAACTACAAGAATTACTCGGCCAAGAACCAGAACTAAAGGAAAAACTCGAAAGGAAAGACCATGAAGAAGATGCTAAACTTAAATCTGATACTGGTACTGCTACTGCTGGTGATGATTCTGATTCTACTGATGAAGCTGGAGCTGAAGGAGGCTTTGAAGGAAAACTGTTGGAAGTGATTGGTCCTCTTATCAACCTTGGACTAGCTGAAAATGATGCTGAACAGCTCTTATATAAAGTATTAAGTCTTGTTACTACGGTTGATGACGAAACTCTAGAAGATAAAAAAGGTCCTGGCGATACTCCTAGTGCTGGTAAAGATGGTCAACCTGGAGATATTATAGGACCAGACTCTAATATTGCTAGTCCGTCTACTCCACCCGATGGAGTTACTGATG GCAGAACACTAAATGGCTCAGTTTCCAAATTGGGTGCATCATTATTCGACAGGACAGATTATAAAGGCTACCCTGGTGTTTATGGTAACGGTACGCTTGTCTTTGACAAAGAGGGGAATGTTATTCACCAGACGTACTTTTCCCCTTCATTCATTTCAAAGATTATACAACACATTAATAACACCGGATATCGTCAAAAGGTTGTATTTCAGGACATTGAACGTTATTATTCATTGGAATTTGCTCCGTTTATAGTGTCAAGGCTACTCCTATTTTACGAGAAGATGAATCCGCTTATTGTTGACGAAGAGACCCTCTTGAAGCTAAAAATTTGCAGCATAAGCATTCTTGATTGTACCTTTGATATAGAGGATTTAAAGACAGAATACTCGAAGAAAGAGGTTCAACTTGGCATGTTTTGTGAATTGGTACCGCGGAATGCAACAAAGGCTACAGGTATCAAGAAACTCATGGAACACTATGGAGTTCCTCTAGAAGAGTGTGGATTTATTGGCGATGGCGATAACGATACAGAAGCTATGAACTTTTGTAAGGTTTCGTTTGCAGTTGGTAATTCACCGGACTTTGTCAAGAGGCATGCAAAGTGGGTAATGGAGAAGACTTGTGATGAAGGAGCAGTAGCTCAGGCACTGGAACTGGTCTATAAGTAA
- a CDS encoding signal peptide containing protein (encoded by transcript BEWA_035710A) has translation MNFIIFPLILTFVYAQPPREKLLVELNLSRPLSMFIRTLLPPDMPDALEYVIKTPFKHSHRIGAVVDAGHLVVDADVSSSSRSVLVKIRDDGSKYIKVTTTKVDSPNTATIEEFVKSQSNPNYRKLSRVLYDVDLLLKKGNGILKVIKFLRSGSLRYTVQKNMRDDFTIGLVTFGKHIVDDNVSGLVYRDVIWEGGMTDPQITIRSQYRDGSEVEIKYEFENDEISRFYCSGIRRKYPDLQ, from the exons ATGAATTTCATAATATTTCCGTTAATTTTAACTTTTGTATATGCTCAACCTCCCAGGGAAAAGCTCCTGGTAGAATTGAACCTTTCAAGACCACTTTCAATGTTTATAAGGACTCTTCTTCCGCCTGACATGCCAGATGCTCTGGAATACGTCATTAAAACACCCTTTAAACATTCACATCGTATAGGAGCCGTTGTTGATGCAG GTCACTTGGTCGTAGATGCAGACGTATCAAGTTCAAGCAGAAGCGTCCTTGTTAAGATTAGGGACGATGGTTCAAAATACATCAAAGTAACGACCACTAAAGTAGATAGTCCCAATACCGCCACGATTGAGGAATTCGTAAAGAGTCAATCCAACCCGAACTATAGGAAACTCTCCAGGGTACTTTACGACGTGGACCTGCTTCTCAAAAAGGGCAATGGCATTCTCAAAGTGATCAAATTCCTAAGGTCTGGGTCTCTCAGATATACAGTCCAAAAAAACATGCGAGACGATTTCACGATCGGTCTAGTAACCTTTGGCAAGCATATCGTAGATGATAACGTCTCTGGACTGGTTTACAGAGATGTTATCTGGGAGGGAGGAATGACAGATCCACAAATTACAATCAGGTCACAGTATAGAGATGGTTCAGAGGTTGAGATCAAGTACGAGTTTGAAAATGATGAGATTTCTAGATTCTACTGCTCTGGTATAAGAAGGAAATATCCTGACCTCCAATAG
- a CDS encoding hypothetical protein (encoded by transcript BEWA_035720A): MLQEATKDSDGSMNESLGSQEDVDSAGMKVTEEEEAVVEQDEEKDEDATSASGHKDGTSTGNTPMEEDQESDSSVSPLECVDNGEVDKCTIRNVTPEESSSEEDKSSLKSEVSGSTDDEDGLGELEAPRKSVKMESSVEPNESDAKVETPEDDKAESGEEDEELSSDDENSSEGLGASASGPSGPPEPKGPPGAQDTTTADHTTSEDGAHTTLAPVPITDHSEPTEQTQKASDPSSVDTSQHAGNSSGKGNTNLGVDGQSGGPGSAGHTGPSGTIAGAERKEKDEDKGRDTDDGDPPQVEQPTGDASLPDATSSEAKGAKGPELDVKTSDQSNQNTSQAAGSQGPEEQILTSSDSTTPPGTPEESSEAQPSPRQEATGGDASLATQTNSSPEPASKSDAVSPDLASTPGGADGEQDSADGTSQTGGSPPTTQGKQELATGATLPTEQSDPDEQESENKAKKDTPEKEVQSGSGKESVDAKKPSEKHQNDSFPRREYVCIDEFGIEIPPYHCDREKVRQQVLHYGPHIPEPLWKKPKRPVGFFGPKRSAPDVKFIDRDRYMVGRMMRRKYLNIIYRDVRRTYKQYIKNARNTNELLYWRAKLDGLPKDSSKVRFKNICMLTGRTRAVYRIIGLTRHKFREYVNKGYVPGIMQANW, encoded by the coding sequence ATGCTCCAAGAAGCCACCAAAGACAGTGATGGATCGATGAATGAGTCATTGGGATCGCAAGAAGACGTGGACTCCGCAGGAATGAAGGTGActgaggaggaagaagcgGTTGTGGAACAGGATGAAGAGAAAGACGAAGACGCTACGAGCGCAAGTGGTCATAAAGATGGAACTTCAACTGGCAACACTCCAATGGAGGAGGATCAAGAGTCCGACTCCTCTGTGAGTCCActggaatgtgtagacaATGGTGAGGTGGATAAGTGTACGATAAGGAATGTGACTCCAGAAGAGTCATCTTCAGAGGAGGACAAGAGTAGTCTAAAATCGGAGGTTTCTGGGTCTActgatgatgaggatgGGCTAGGAGAACTTGAGGCTCCAAGAAAATCCGTAAAGATGGAAAGTTCGGTAGAACCTAATGAGAGCGACGCAAAAGTTGAGACTCCGGAAGATGATAAAGCAGAGTCTGgggaagaagatgaagaattatctagtgatgatgaaaactCATCTGAAGGACTAGGTGCTAGTGCTTCTGGACCTTCTGGTCCTCCTGAACCTAAAGGACCTCCTGGTGCTCAAGATACTACTACTGCTGATCATACTACTTCTGAAGATGGAGCTCATACTACTCTTGCTCCTGTTCCTATTACTGATCATTCTGAACCTACTGAACAAACACAGAAGGCTAGTGACCCATCTTCCGTAGATACTTCTCAACACGCTGGTAACTCATCTGGCAAAGGTAATACTAATTTAGGTGTAGATGGTCAATCTGGAGGACCAGGCTCTGCTGGACATACAGGACCATCTGGTACTATAGCTGGAGCTGAGAGAAAAGAGAAGGACGAAGATAAAGGAAGAGATACTGATGATGGTGATCCCCCTCAAGTAGAACAACCTACTGGTGATGCCAGTCTTCCTGATGCTACTTCTAGTGAAGCTAAAGGAGCTAAAGGCCCTGAACTAGATGTAAAAACTTCTGACCAATCTAACCAAAATACTTCTCAAGCTGCTGGATCTCAAGGACCTGAAGAACAAATTCTTACTTCCTCTGACTCTACTACTCCTCCTGGAACTCCTGAAGAATCTTCTGAAGCTCAACCCTCACCTCGACAAGAAGCTACCGGTGGTGATGCTAGTCTAGCTACTCAAACTAACTCATCTCCTGAACCTGCTTCTAAATCTGATGCTGTCTCACCTGACCTAGCTAGTACTCCTGGTGGAGCTGATGGAGAACAAGACTCTGCTGATGGCACTAGTCAAACGGGTGGGTCACCTCCTACTACTCAAGGTAAACAAGAGCTTGCCACTGGTGCTACTCTTCCTACTGAACAAAGCGACCCTGATGAACAAGAAAGTGAGAACAAGGCGAAAAAGGATACTCCAGAAAAAGAGGTACAGTCTGGGAGTGGCAAGGAATCTGTGGATGCAAAAAAACCATCGGAGAAACACCAAAATGACTCATTTCCTAGGAGAGAATACGTCTGTATCGATGAATTTGGTATAGAGATCCCGCCGTATCACTGCGATCGCGAAAAGGTGAGGCAACAAGTGCTACACTATGGTCCTCACATTCCAGAGCCTCTTTGGAAAAAGCCGAAAAGACCTGTAGGATTCTTTGGACCAAAAAGAAGTGCTCCTGACGTAAAGTTCATTGATAGGGATCGTTACATGGtaggaagaatgatgagGCGCAAATACCTGAACATAATTTACCGCGACGTCCGCAGGACATACAAACAATATATAAAAAATGCGAGAAATACAAACGAACTACTATATTGGAGGGCTAAACTAGACGGCCTTCCAAAGGACTCATCTAAAGTgagatttaaaaatatctgCATGCTTACTGGGAGAACAAGGGCCGTTTATCGCATAATCGGACTTACTCGGCACAAATTTAGAGAATATGTAAACAAGGGCTATGTGCCAGGAATAATGCAAGCTAATTGGTGA